The Negativicutes bacterium region GATCTTTCGCCTGTGATTTTATTTTTTGTGCTCAGCTTGCTGCAAAGCCTTGTTTCCTGGCTATTTTAATTTGCTTTCAGGTTCATCGACAAAAAAAGGAGGAGTCCCCATGCTGAGTCCGATGGATATTCATAATAAAGAGTTTAAAAAAGCACTGCGTGGTTATGATGAAGCCGAAGTGGATGCTTTTTTGGATGAAGTGATTCAGAATTTTGAAAGTCTCTATCGTGAAAACACAGCTCTGAAAGAGAAGCTTTCCGAATGCAGCGAACGAGTGGACAGCTTCCGGGGCATGGAAGAAACCTTACAAAAATCGATTGTGGTGGCGCAGGAAGCGGGAGACTCTTTAAAAATGAATGCCAGG contains the following coding sequences:
- a CDS encoding DivIVA domain-containing protein, coding for MLSPMDIHNKEFKKALRGYDEAEVDAFLDEVIQNFESLYRENTALKEKLSECSERVDSFRGMEETLQKSIVVAQEAGDSLKMNARREGELIVREAEIKAGKIIDEAMNRAQKLIAEHDAVRKDAVVCRARLKTVLQAQLELLESAEWQFPMNDEIKQIKS